A single region of the Podospora pseudopauciseta strain CBS 411.78 chromosome 1, whole genome shotgun sequence genome encodes:
- a CDS encoding hypothetical protein (EggNog:ENOG503NYPS; COG:L): MSTATKRSRSNASGADSSGPAPKRPTVRKRAPLACEECRVRKRRCDGAIPYCSGCKKRLSNCVYLADIQEKAWQHDMIRSLRSRLKELEEQNRPADQRSEAESSMTVEDVIIIPDQCQENQVPPNPEVTAEPASTLHHSVSNTTPPALPMASIPTAVNANTSSAPDRQSLEPTLAADKPPSWIGPLPRITASPSNGMAAPPTPQACSCDRLLGVGAAAWSLPLRRHADELVDLYFHRVHRAYPILHQPTFMGQYRQLWEPSQTNTGTCSGLCRQKSLVKTFPATVNAVFALASWFAPGPSTEENKVRASGFFNMTQKFDLLEIIDEEVGIESVQLLLLMGFYLQSTERFSKCWNITGLAIRMAQNMSLHMSAHDARKKGLLLCCPSQLEEEMRVRVWYGCVLLDREISMSFGRPLMISGGDQLRLPEAIDDEYLSEVGGKRNTQPSNCPSQISSYIETIKLYKFLGQVLDREEDGAETPTNTCSDMQALLDLDTRIMEWRDALPGHLQYDNIAENGQQDLASTPGSLSSPDFSGQARRLYTRFLHVRVLILRPALEQFFQKQRHTPVIPQARGNPRVARVQDLMLSDIAAQCVLSADSLVKCLDIHIRSQSLAAWWYNISYLHTCGSTLLMGLLCSFNESVVRRDSLELCLRRLSQYTALSSIATKSYHLLQESSKRLLPERGASNIQTPSCSAVGNMARVPDPDPATHLGQPMTPAGMAPPTSVEAGTYMQYSSLLLAPHRIYACPQQTTSSSNLLPSALDPLLAGSADMMNDGVGGLDNVPEFWETPFLSQLEFYQPHDFTLSQLE, encoded by the exons ATGTCCACCGCAACGAAACGATCGCGATCCAACGCTTCAGGCGCTGACAGTTCAGGTCCGGCGCCCAAGAGACCTACTGTGCGCAAACGGGCCCCCTTAGCATGCGAGGAGTGTAGGGTAAGAAAACGCCGGTGCGATGGAGCAATTCCCTACTGCTCTGGCTGCAAAAAGAGGCTTTCCAACTGTGTGTACCTTGCGGACATCCAGGAAAAGGCTTGGCAACATGA TATGATTCGCTCGTTAAGGTCCAGATTGAAAGAGCTTGAAGAACAGAACCGGCCAGCCGATCAGAGGAGTGAAGCCGAGTCCAGTATGACGGTGGAAGATGTGATCATCATTCCAGACCAGTGTCAAGAGAATCAGGTGCCTCCCAACCCAGAAGTAACCGCCGAGCCCGCCAGTACTTTGCATCACAGCGTCAGCAATACTACACCACCAGCACTGCCGATGGCGTCCATTCCAACTGCTGTTAACGCAAATACTTCGTCCGCACCTGACCGGCAGTCACTGGAGCCAACTCTTGCCGCAGACAAGCCCCCGTCCTGGATCGGACCTCTTCCCAGGATCACGGCCAGTCCATCAAATGGGATGGCGGcgcctcccactcctcagGCATGTTCCTGTGACCGTCTGCTCGGAGTCGGCGCTGCTGCATGGTCCTTGCCATTGCGTCGACATGCTGATGAGCTCGTGGACCTGTACTTTCACCGCGTTCATCGTGCATATCCTATTCTTCATCAGCCTACGTTTATGGGGCAATATCGACAGCTATGGGAGCCATCGCAAACAAACACAGGAACCTGCTCTGGCCTGTGTAGACAAAAGAGCCTGGTCAAGACCTTCCCGGCTACCGTCAATGCTGTCTTTGCACTGGCTTCCTGGTTTGCCCCGGGGCCCAGCACGGAAGAAAACAAAGTCAGGGCCAGTGGTTTCTTCAACATGACTCAAAAGTTTGATCTGCTCGAGATCATCGACGAAGAGGTTGGTATCGAGTCAGTCCAGCTGCTTCTGCTTATGGGCTTCTATCTCCAGAGCACAGAGCGATTCTCAAAATGTTGGAACATCACTGGTCTGGCTATCAGGATGGCACAGAACATGAGCTTGCATATGAGTGCACACGATGCTCGGAAGAAGGGGCTATTGCTGTGTTGCCCCAGTCAGTTGGAGGAAGAAATGCGTGTAAGAGTCTGGTATGGTTGTGTGCTTTTGGACCGAGAAATCTCCATGTCGTTTGGCAGGCCACTCATGATATCTGGAGGTGACCAGCTGAGGCTTCCGGAGGCCATTGATGACGAGTACCTTTCTGAGGTTGGGGGCAAACGAAATACTCAGCCAAGCAACTGTCCCAGTCAAATCTCTTCCTACATCGAGACCATCAAGCTCTACAAGTTTCTTGGTCAAGTGTTGGAcagagaggaggatggggcgGAAACCCCAACAAACACCTGCTCCGACATGCAGGCCTTGCTTGATCTGGACACTAGGATCATGGAATGGCGAGATGCACTGCCTGGACACCTTCAGTATGATAACATTGCAGAGAATGGACAGCAGGACCTCGCTTCGACCCCAGGGAGCCTCTCTTCACCGGACTTTTCAGGGCAAGCAAGGCGGCTCTACACACGATTTCTACACGTCAGAGTTCTCATACTGAGACCGGCACTCGAACAATTCTTCCAAAAGCAACGACATACGCCAGTCATTCCGCAAGCAAGGGGCAATCCGAGGGTTGCGCGGGTACAAGACCTCATGCTGTCGGACATTGCGGCACAATGTGTGCTCTCAGCAGATTCTCTTGTCAAGTGTCTAGACATTCACATTCGCAGCCAAAGTCTTGCGGCTTGGTGGTACAACATAAGCT ACCTTCATACGTGTGGCAGCACCCTATTGATGGGCCTGCTATGCTCTTTCAACGAATCTGTCGTCAGGCGTGACTCACTCGAGCTCTGCCTTCGTCGCCTCTCACAGTATACGGCGCTGAGCAGCATCGCAACCAAATCCTACCACCTCTTGCAAGAAAGTTCGAAGCGCCTTCTCCCGGAAAGGGGTGCCTCCAATATACAGACACCTTCTTGCTCCGCGGTAGGCAACATGGCACGAGTACCCGACCCAGACCCAGCCACCCACCTTGGTCAGCCGATGACACCTGCTGGCATggcacctccaacctcggTTGAGGCTGGGACGTATATGCAGTATTCAAGTCTTCTCCTCGCGCCTCACAGGATATACGCCTGTCCACAACAAACGACGTCCAGCAGTAACCTGTTGCCATCGGCGCTTGACCCTTTGCTTGCAGGTTCTGCAGACATGATGaatgatggtgttggtggcttGGACAATGTGCCGGAGTTCTGGGAGAcaccttttctttctcagTTGGAGTTTTACCAACCTCATGATTTCACCCTCTCGCAGCTCGAGTAA
- a CDS encoding hypothetical protein (EggNog:ENOG503P3D8; COG:E): MATTEKLVSPSSIGHFGIRTTPEKFEAMVKWHLDFFGGREVLRNAKASFIQWDEEHHRMVIVQDDSHEQIPADKRPTAATVYHIAFTLNSLEDLATSYEQKKARGILPHWPVNHGMSTSMYYFDPDGNEFEMQVNNFDTADEALEFMKTPEYATNPIGVDIDIEEWLARVKSGEDEKTLKKRPVIGQRLSRYENSIYWKKPEEA; the protein is encoded by the coding sequence ATGGCAACCACGGAGAAACTCGTCAGTCCCTCCTCCATCGGCCACTTCGGCATTAGAACAACCCCTGAAAAGTTCGAGGCCATGGTCAAGTGGCACCTCGACTTCTTCGGTGGACGCGAGGTACTTCGAAACGCCAAGGCCAGCTTCATCCAGTGGGACGAAGAGCACCACAGAATGGTCATCGTGCAAGACGACAGCCACGAGCAGATCCCAGCCGACAAGCGCCCtacagcagcaacagtctACCACATCGCTTTCACACTCAACTCTCTCGAGGATCTTGCCACCAGCTAcgagcagaagaaggcccGCGGCATCCTGCCCCACTGGCCTGTCAACCATGGCATGAGCACCTCGATGTACTACTTTGATCCGGATGGAAATGAGTTTGAGATGCAGGTCAACAACTTCGACACAGCGGATGAAGCTCTGGAGTTCATGAAGACGCCAGAATATGCGACGAACCCGATTGGCGTGGATATTGATATTGAAGAGTGGCTGGCACGGGTCAAGagcggggaggatgagaagacTCTCAAAAAGCGTCCGGTTATTGGGCAGAGGCTTAGCCGGTATGAGAACTCGATTTATTGGAAGAAGCCAGAAGAAGCGTGA
- a CDS encoding hypothetical protein (COG:S; EggNog:ENOG503NZ9J), producing the protein MVADIVCFPSAHINHLTPRTLDIDAVQAGMISQGLPAKDRIEGPPRRKCEILLRQTSFKALEERVTFAGDADHAVDGTHTARFGEVEQRGAAVTRKGRELYDALLAKAVGRSEKEDKDSDKVLKEVFAEYPDDWEVLRKEGLVYFRYRVAEDKVPVAGAHKLEGSVHMDRLLKEGVVTCEPITYEDFLPFSAAGIFTSNLGGEKDGGTERKLQKTEEESKSSRVQLEGLLGRKIPSEIDLYDELQTDSVKECQALLGLSEIVLGA; encoded by the coding sequence ATGGTAGCCGACATTGTCTGCTTTCCCTCAGCacacatcaaccacctcaccccGCGCACCCTGGACATCGATGCCGTCCAAGCAGGGATGATTTCCCAGGGCCTCCCAGCAAAAGACCGCATCGAGGGACCTCCCAGGAGGAAGTGCGAGATCCTCCTTCGACAAACCAGCTTCAAGGCTTTGGAAGAAAGAGTCACTTTTGCTGGTGACGCCGACCACGCCGTTGACGGGACGCACACCGCCCGGTTTGGAGAGGTGGAACAGCGCGGTGCTGCTGTGACCAGAAAAGGCAGGGAGCTCTACGATGCCTTGCTCGCCAAGGCTGTTGGTCGGAGTGAAAAGGAAGACAAGGACTCTGACAAGGTGCTGAAGGAGGTGTTTGCCGAGTACCCTGATGATTGGGAGGTTCTTAGGAAGGAAGGGTTGGTGTATTTCCGCTATCGGGTTGCTGAGGACAAGGTACCCGTTGCTGGCGCTCATAAGCTGGAGGGGTCAGTGCACATGGATAGACTTCTGAAAGAGGGGGTTGTGACCTGCGAGCCGATCACATATGAGGATTTCCTGCCGTTCTCGGCGGCGGGTATTTTCACTTCCAACCTTGGCGGGGAGAAGGACGGTGGTACTGAGAGGAAGCTCCAAAAGACAGAAGAGGAGAGCAAGAGCAGCCGTGTGCAGCTTgaggggttgctggggcGCAAGATTCCAAGTGAGATTGACCTGTATGATGAGCTGCAAACTGACAGTGTGAAGGAGTGTCAAGCTCTTCTTGGGTTGAGCGAGATTGTGCTTGGGGCTTGA
- a CDS encoding hypothetical protein (COG:A; EggNog:ENOG503Q43U): MAGSLRKRFGLFRWKKESREKSKAQDGPEIHGSIASANSSEVSVLRPEKAASSTTVTPSLPQSTINASQTPAPAVPPTPSSKTLAVLSNTSDKAARAPQTATDGQAVEIGENLVADASLWDRAYDALKEEEPDRVTEYEQLLSRVLIRVPSISQLASNQTDDVKIANQVPQNDPIARRKKLKEITELGLKHMEDKKVSTTLLGHEIVLQDAVAKVAGAVEWVEGHVKDAIKDLPYASIVMAGVSLVLPLLKNPAAAEEANRDGFAYVTSQMRYFAVMESLLLPQDMKPDLKGDLTERLVDLYKLIIDFQIQSVIRFYRTQTKNFFRGAINYDGWDQKLQYIKDTDVALVSRFETTMSASRLQVLRDLAGRAEESRIALNSLLAKVQEHIEVSRQQLGVLQKISQHITDPQDHACLQGLRITDPHDDKSRIEQAKGGLLTGSYCWVLDNDDFRQWRNNQDSRLLWIKGDPGKGKTMLLCGIIDELTKSIPNTTTVSFFFCQATDARINNATAVLRGLIFLLVSHQPSLISHVRQRYDQAGKQLFEDANAWEALSKIFTNILEDPHLQSTYLVIDALDECTRDLSRLLNFIAKTSSTYSDVKWIVSSRNWPNIEKGLDDATQKVRLCLELNEESVSAAVANYIQSKVDLLAKQNQYDNDTRDAVQAYLSSNAYGTFLWVALVCQELAGISGWEAEEMLTALPPGLDALYERMMSQICSSRHSKLCKNILAVVSVVRRPITLDELPSLVDMPPRCSGSREVLAEIVGLCGSFLTLRDHTIAFVHQSAKDFLVQKASREIFPSGIQHVHRSIFSRSLRVLANILRRDIYGLSAPGFPIDQVKQPNPDPLAAARYSCVYWIDHLSECDPTRDEVESIDRFLRRSYLYWLEALSLLRMMSGGVIAIGRLEGLLERENREQLTSFVRDAHRFALAYRWIIEQAPLQAYASALVFAPTGSLVKKMFKEEKPGWLSTGPVVEMQWNACTQTLEGHGSSVWSVAFSPDGQRVASGSDDRTIKIWDTASGSCTQTGTWQLGHVGRVLAGRPARGIGLARQDHQDLGYGIGILHTDRVASGSHDNTIKIWDTASGSCTQTLEGHGDSVMSVAFSPDGQRVASGSHDNTIKIWDTASGSCTQTLEGHGSWVMPVAFSPDGQRVVSGSHDRTIKIWDTASGSCTQTLEGHGDSVMSVAFSPDGQRVASGSHDNTIKIWDTASGSCTQTLEGHGSWVMPVAFSPDGQRVVSGSHDRTIKIWDTASGSCTQTLEGHGDSVMSVAFSPDGQRVASGSHDNTIKIWDTASGSCTQTLEGHGSWVMPVAFSPDGQRVVSGSHDNTIKIWDTASGSCTQTINVDSVATHLSFDHTNAYINTNIGRIQIATATIESPNQLSSPFLAVTQEVL; this comes from the exons ATGGCTGGCAGTCTAAGGAAGAGGTTTGGATTGTTCAGATGGAAAAAAGAGAGTCGGGAGAAGTCGAAGGCACAGGACGGTCCGGAAATACATGGCAGCATCGCCTCAGCGAATTCATCAGAAG TTTCCGTTCTTCGCCCTGAGAAAGCCGCTTCATCGACCACAGTAACCCCTTCACTCCCGCAATCGACGATAAATGCCTCTCAAACCCCCGCTCCAGCAGTACCGCCTACCCCTTCAAGCAAAACATTGGCCGTTCTGAGCAACACCAGCGATAAGGCCGCAAGGGCACCTCAAACGGCAACAGATGGCCAAGCAGTAGAGATCGGAGAAAACTTGGTTGCGGATGCCTCTCTTTGGGATAGAGCCTACGATGCTCTCAAGGAAGAAGAGCCCGATCGAGTCACTGAGTATGAGCAGCTTTTGTCTAGGGTGCTTATTAGAG TCCCATCTATATCCCAGCTAGCGTCGAACCAGACGGACGATGTTAAGATTGCGAATCAAGTCCCCCAGAACGATCCGATCGCACGCCGCAAGAAGCTGAAAGAGATAACGGAACTTGGTCTGAAGCATATGGAAGACAAGAAGGTTAGCACAACACTACTGGGACACGAGATTGTCCTCCAGGATGCTGTGGCAAAGGTCGCCGGAGCTGTGGAGTGGGTCGAGGGCCATGTCAAGGACGCCATCAAGGACCTACCATACGCCTCCATCGTCATGGCAGGCGTGTCCCTcgtgctccccctcctgaagaaccccgccgccgctgaAGAAGCGAACCGGGATGGGTTTGCCTACGTCACGTCACAGATGCGTTACTTCGCCGTAATGGAGTCGTTGTTGTTACCTCAAGACATGAAGCCCGACTTGAAGGGCGACCTTACGGAGCGTCTTGTTGACTTATATAAACTCATCATCGACTTTCAAATACAGAGCGTCATTCGGTTCTACCGCACTCAAACCAAGAACTTCTTCCGAGGAGCCATCAACTACGACGGCTGGGATCAGAAGCTGCAGTACATCAAGGATACCGACGTGGCGCTAGTTTCGAGGTTTGAGACGACTATGTCTGCTAGCCGTCTTCAGGTGTTGAGGGATCTTGCTGGGAGAGCAGAGGAATCACGCATAGCCCTTAACAGCCTGCTTGCCAAGGTGCAGGAACATATCGAAGTCTCTCGACAACAATTAGGCGTTCTTCAGAAGATCAGCCAGCATATAACGGATCCCCAGGACCATGCCTGTCTGCAAGGTCTCCGAATAACCGATCCGCATGACGATAAGAGCCGTATCGAGCAAGCCAAAGGCGGCCTTCTGACAGGCTCGTACTGCTGGGTCCTCGACAACGACGATTTCAGACAATGGCGCAACAATCAAGACAGCCGGCTGCTATGGATCAAGGGCGACCCCGGCAAGGGCAAGACGATGCTGCTCTGCGGAATCATCGACGAGTTGACAAAGTCGATCCCTAACACTACGACTGTCtcgttcttcttctgccaggCTACTGATGCGCGTATAAATAACGCCACGGCTGTCCTTCGCGGCCTGATATTCCTTCTTGTCAGCCACCAGCCATCGCTCATCTCGCACGTACGGCAAAGGTACGATCAGGCGGGGAAGCAACTCTTCGAGGATGCAAATGCCTGGGAGGCGCTGTCGAAGATCTTCACCAACATTCTTGAGGATCCGCACCTGCAAAGCACCTACCTGGTCATTGACGCGCTCGACGAGTGTACCCGAGACTTGAGCCGACTCCTCAACTTTATCGCCAAGACGTCGTCGACATACTCGGATGTCAAGTGGATCGTATCCAGTCGCAACTGGCCGAATATCGAGAAGGGTCTTGACGATGCGACACAGAAAGTAAGACTATGTCTTGAGTTGAACGAAGAATCTGTGTCTGCGGCTGTTGCCAATTATATCCAGTCCAAAGTCGATTTGTTAGCGAAACAAAACCAGTACGATAACGACACGCGAGACGCTGTCCAGGCCTACTTGTCGTCGAACGCATACGGCACTTTCCTCTGGGTAGCCTTGGTCTGCCAGGAACTTGCCGGTATCTCGGGATGGGAAGCTGAAGAAATGCTGACGGCGCTTCCGCCCGGACTAGATGCCCTCTACGAGCGGATGATGAGCCAGATCTGCAGTTCAAGACACTCCAAGCTCTGCAAAAATATATTGGCCGTCGTCTCGGTTGTGCGTCGGCCAATTACGTTGGATGAACTGCCGTCTCTGGTGGATATGCCCCCTCGATGCTCTGGCAGTCGCGAAGTTCTGGCAGAAATCGTAGGGCTTTGTGGCTCTTTTCTGACGCTCCGAGATCACACTATCGCGTTCGTTCATCAGTCTGCCAAGGACTTTTTGGTCCAAAAGGCATCTAGGGAAATCTTCCCTTCCGGGATACAACATGTACACCGCTCTATCTTCTCACGATCGCTACGAGTTTTGGCCAATATACTGCGTCGTGACATCTACGGCCTCAGCGCTCCTGGATTCCCCATCGACCAAGTTAAGCAGCCCAATCCAGATCCGCTAGCTGCAGCGCGGTATTCGTGTGTATATTGGATTGACCATCTGAGTGAATGCGACCCCACCCGCGATGAGGTCGAGTCCATTGACAGGTTTCTGCGTCGGAGCTACCTTTACTGGCTTGAAGCTCTGAGTCTTCTCCGTATGATGTCGGGTGGAGTCATTGCTATAGGGCGGCTCGAGGGCCTGCTA GAACGCGAGAATCGGGAGCAGTTAACAAGCTTTGTTCGCGATGcacaccggtttgctctAGCCTACAGATGGATAATAGAGCAAGCCCCTCTTCAAGCATATGCATCAGCCCTTGTATTTGCACCAACTGGCAGCTTGGTAAAGAAAATGTTCAAGGAAGAAAAGCCTGGATGGCTTAGTACGGGACCAGTTGTAGAAATGCAATGGAATGCCTGCACACAGACGTTAGAGGGCCATGGCAGCTCGGTCTGGTCGGTCGCGTTCTCGCCGGACGGCCAGCGCGTGGCATCGGGCTCGGACGACAggaccatcaagatctgggatacGGCATCGGGATCCTGCACACAGAC AGGGACATGGCAGCTGGGTCATGTCGGTCGCGTTCTCGCCGGACGGCCAGCGCGTGGTATCGGGCTCGCACGACAggaccatcaagatctgggatacGGCATCGGGATCCTGCACACAGAC CGTGTGGCATCGGGCTCGcacgacaacaccatcaagatctgggatacGGCATCGGGATCCTGCACACAGACGTtagagggccatggcgactCGGTCATGTCGGTCGCGTTCTCGCCGGACGGCCAGCGCGTGGCATCGGGCTCGcacgacaacaccatcaagatctgggatacGGCATCGGGATCCTGCACACAGACGTTAGAGGGCCATGGCAGCTGGGTCATGCCGGTCGCGTTCTCGCCGGACGGCCAGCGTGTGGTATCGGGCTCGCACGACAggaccatcaagatctgggatacGGCATCGGGATCCTGCACACAGACGTtagagggccatggcgactCGGTCATGTCGGTCGCGTTCTCGCCGGACGGCCAGCGCGTGGCATCGGGCTCGcacgacaacaccatcaagatctgggatacGGCATCGGGATCCTGCACACAGACGTTAGAGGGCCATGGCAGCTGGGTCATGCCGGTCGCGTTCTCGCCGGACGGCCAGCGTGTGGTATCGGGCTCGCACGACAggaccatcaagatctgggatacGGCATCGGGATCCTGCACACAGACGTtagagggccatggcgactCGGTCATGTCGGTCGCGTTCTCGCCGGACGGCCAGCGCGTGGCATCGGGCTCGcacgacaacaccatcaagatctgggatacGGCATCGGGATCCTGCACACAGACGTTAGAGGGCCATGGCAGCTGGGTCATGCCGGTCGCGTTCTCGCCGGACGGCCAGCGTGTGGTATCGGGCTCGcacgacaacaccatcaagatttGGGATACGGCATCGGGATCCTGCACACAGACGATAAATGTTGATTCAGTTGCTACCCATCTATCGTTCGACCATACCAACGCTTATATTAACACGAATATCGGGCGTATCCAAATAGCCACGGCTACCATAGAAAGTCCAAATCAGCTAAGTAGTCCG TTCTTGGCTGTTACTCAGGAAGTGTTATAA
- a CDS encoding hypothetical protein (EggNog:ENOG503NYTS; MEROPS:MER0030934; COG:Q), whose amino-acid sequence MSEQTPILQHPTIGPIRGVVKKVGVTQFLGVQYATLKDRFSRAELLNSYPSDHPRVQYGIFDATTLAPIPLSPANGCQWEHALIQQSLESPEFGQSDTECLTLNIAVPDLQADGPEWPVLALVHGGAFATGSSSYPQYDLARIVQRSVKIGKPIIAVGINYRLGVPGFLYSSAMKAAGYKPNNGLDDQRQGLLWIKHHIAGFGGDEHRVTYIGESSGAASGTFHLHSKEPLFNQLISMSGSSLVKAKQPELAEGSFKRALQLLDISETDETAQVQRLLTVPMEDIREKIARKVPMAPIVDGDLIPRTTSYAQMADPARTAELFPGMQWCKRIMFGDCKMDGNAYGPRLAATVDIMPKTMATFLAATLDPIDRELAPKIVSGYGLNASATANSQESLKAVLDLATDICFGLGARTFVRSWSQAGLEAFLCHFNVPNPWDGPWKGHATHILDIVFVLQNYRELLPVGQQKAGDQQTEDAIAFIHGEAPWPAYKIGAQEGAMVYYAPEQGEEDQSRFVSGEIPEETGRRDILQKLMKQEVLDKVMDAWDLFMKGPK is encoded by the exons ATGTCCGAACAGACCCCTATTCTCCAACACCCAACCATTGGGCCAATTcgtggggtggtgaagaaagTCGGCGTTACACAGTTTCTTGGTGTTCAGTATGCGACCTTGAAAGATCGCTTCTCACGTGCTGAGCTCTTGAACTCGTACCCATCAGACCACCCCCGTGTCCAATACGGCATCTTTGACGCAACAACCCTCGCGCCCATTCCATTGAGCCCAGCGAACGGCTGCCAATGGGAGCACGCACTGATTCAGCAGTCTCTGGAGTCTCCAGAGTTTGGGCAGTCAGACACGGAATGTCTGACACTCAACATCGCTGTACCTGATCTCCAGGCAGACGGTCCTGAATGGCCAGTTTTGGCCCTTGTCCATGGCGGTGCCTTTGCGACGGGGAGCAGTTCTTACCCACAGTATGATCTCGCTCGTATCGTCCAGAGAAGTGTCAAGATTGGGAAGCCAATCATTGCTGTGGGTATCAA TTACCGATTGGGTGTCCCTGGCTTCCTCTACTCTTCTGCCATGAAGGCTGCAGGCTACAAGCCAAACAACGGCCTTGATGACCAGAGACAGGGCTTGCTCTGGATCAAACACCACATTGCAGGgttcggtggtgatgagcaCCGCGTAACCTATATTGGCGAGAGTTCGGGGGCGGCATCGGGCACTTTCCATCTCCACTCCAAGGAGCCGTTGTTCAACCAGCTGATTTCGATGAGCGGTTCCTCTCTGGTCAAAGCCAAGCAGCCAGAACTTGCCGAGGGGTCGTTTAAGAGGGCGTTGCAGCTTCTTGACATTTCAGAAACTGACGAGACGGCCCAAGTTCAGCGACTGTTGACGGTCCCGATGGAGGATATCAGGGAGAAGATTGCACGCAAAGTGCCAATGGCGCCCATTGTCGATGGCGACTTGATTCCAAGAACCACATCCTATGCTCAGATGGCCGACCCAGCTCGGACAGCAGAGTTGTTCCCAGGAATGCAATGGTGCAAGCGAATCATGTTTGGCGATTGTAAGATGGATGGCAACGCCTACGGCCCAAGATTGGCTGCTACAGTAGACATAATGCCCAAGACTATGGCGACTTTCCTGGCTGCCACTCTGGATCCCATCGACCGAGAGCTGGCGCCCAAAATCGTCTCTGGGTATGGCCTCAACGCTtccgccaccgccaactcGCAAGAGTCTCTCAAGGCTGTTCTCGACCTCGCAACCGACATTTGCTTTGGGCTTGGAGCGAGAACCTTCGTCAGGTCTTGGTCGCAGGCCGGGCTCGAGGCATTCCTGTGCCACTTCAACGTTCCGAACCCTTGGGATGGGCCGTGGAAGGGCCATGCGACGCACATCCTCGACATCGTGTTTGTCCTGCAGAACTACCGTGAGCTTCTTCCTGTTGGCCAGCAAAAGGCAGGCGACCAGCAGACCGAGGACGCCATTGCTTTCATCCATGGCGAGGCTCCTTGGCCAGCGTACAAGATAGGGGCACAAGAGGGCGCTATGGTGTATTACGCTCCTGAGCAGGGTGAAGAGGACCAGTCTCGGTTTGTCTCTGGCGAGATCCCTGAAGAGACTGGGCGAAGAGACATTTTGCAGAAGCTCATGAAGCAAGAGGTGCTGGACAAGGTAATGGACGCTTGGGACCTCTTCATGAAGGGCCCgaaatag
- a CDS encoding hypothetical protein (COG:C; EggNog:ENOG503PAIE), which yields MPIPPLSCIFEPILNLFRSTKTTTSTMSSCNSNNNNNNNKICIVGAGPSGLALGALLEKQGGWDYVIYESSAEDVPPRGGCLDLHPGSGQRALKDAGVFEEFKKYARYGDATIHRLFSHKGENFFDFGEGRDAPEIDRWALRKVLLSGIPKEKIHWKKPVASTTRDENKQIVLNFADGTTASGFGLVVGADGTWSKVRHLVTDAKPQYSGNLFVTTKILPGGPYYEKMKELCRMGSMIVMGKGVHMFNSRQGDGHYRVDVGIPGPENFADAGLVDIKDWDAFKKYLLGDDLFGPYSDEMKEIINQSQGPFRPWIMYYFPTDRLNWKTVPGVTLIGDAAHVTTPFVGDGVNCAMRDAIILAGKLKELGVNEEAVAAYEREMFPFAIDVITRSLQSQKMFFEKEAPKTFIEVMSSGKPLIGTTDHI from the exons ATGCCAATCCCTCCTCTGTCTTGCATCTTTGAACCCATCCTCAACCTTTTTCGTtccaccaagaccaccacatccaccatgTCTTCttgcaacagcaacaacaacaacaacaacaacaagatctGCATTGTTGGTGCCGGCCCGTCTGGCCTGGCTCTTGGTGCTCTCCTCGAGAAGCAGGGCGGTTGGGACTACGTCATCTATGAAAGCAGTGCTGAGGATGTCCCACCTCGTGGTGGCTGCCTCGATCTCCACCCTGGCAGCGGTCAAAGAGCGTTGAAGGACGCTGGTGTCTTTGAAGAGTTCAAGAAGTACGCCCGTTACGGCGATGCCACCATCCATCGCCTCTTCAGCCACAAGGGCGAGAATTTCTTCGACTTTGGTGAGGGCCGTGATGCCCCTGAGATCGACCGCTGGGCTCTCAGAAAGGTCCTCCTCAGTGGCATCCCCAAGGAGAAGATTCACTGGAAGAAGCCAgttgccagcaccacccgGGACGAGAACAAGCAGATCGTTCTCAACTTCGCTGATGGAACCACTGCTTCGGGGTTCGGTCTTGTAGTCGGCGCCGATGGTACCTGGTCCAAGGTGCGGCATTTG GTAACCGACGCAAAGCCCCAATACAGCGGCAATCTGttcgtcaccaccaagatCCTCCCTGGCGGTCCATACTACGAAAAGATGAAGGAGCTCTGCCGCATGGGGTCCATGATCGTCATGGGCAAGGGTGTCCACATGTTCAACAGCAGACAAGGCGACGGGCACTACCGTGTCGACGTCGGCATTCCCGGCCCCGAGAACTTTGCCGACGCCGGTCTCGTCGACATCAAGGATTGGGACGCGTTCAAGAAGTACCTTTTGGGAGATGACCTCTTCGGTCCTTACTCGgatgagatgaaggagatCATCAATCAAAGTCAGGGTCCCTTCAGACCTTGGATCATGTACTACTTCCCCACGGACAGGCTCAACTGGAAGACTGTCCCGGGTGTGACGTTGATTGGCGATGCTGCTCATGTCACGACACCAttcgttggtgatggtgtcaaCTGCGCCATGAGAGATGCGATCATCCTTGCTGGAAAGTTGAAGGAACTGGGCGTCAACgaggaggctgttgctgcctATGAGAGGGAGATGTTCCCCTTCGCTATTGATGTTATCACGAGAAGTCTTCAGAGCCAGAAGATGTTCTTTGAGAAGGAGGCTCCCAAGACCTTCATTGAGGTCATGAGCTCTGGGAAGCCCTTGATTGGCACGACTGACCATATCTGA